GGACGAACTCGACGACCTGGTCGCGGGACTCGAGCCGATCGCCGCCGCGGTGCGGGCCGCGGACGACTGAGCGGCGTCAACCACCGGGCGCGATCAACCAACACGAAGAAGGATCTTGCCGCCGCGCTTGAGGTGGGCGATGGCGGGCTTGATGTCCGCGAGGTCGTAGACGGCCTCGATGGGCACCCGAAGAGCGCCGGACGTCACCAACGGCACGGCCTCGGCGATGATGGGGGCGACCTTCGTCGGGAAGTCCATTGTGGCCGTCGACAGAAACTCGACGTCGGCACCCTTGCCGTCGAGCTGGTCGGTCGCGCTGTAGCGCACCAGCGTGCCGCCGGGCGCCAGCAGATCGATCAGCTTTTCGGCGATCTGACCACCCACGCTCTCGATCGCGAGTCGCACCGGTGCCTGGCCGACCGCCGCGGACATCTGCGCCACGGTGTCCGGTCCGTCGACCACCACGGCGTCGGCCCCGGCGGCGACGAGTTCGTCGACCACCTCCGGCCGGCGCACGATGCTGACGGTCCGGAAGCCCCGGTGCTTGGCGAGGGCGATGACGTTGCGGCCGACACCGCCGTTGCCGCTTGACTGGGCGACCCAGTCGCCCTTGGCCAGCGGCACGTACTGCGACAGCGCGAGCCCGGCGGTGGGCGTGTTGCTGCCGAGCATGGAGTATTGCTGGAGGTCGCCGTCCGGCAGGGGCGCCAGGCCCGCGGCGGGGGCGATCAGGCGCTCCCGCCACGTTCCCAGAAGAAGCGGCAGCACGACGATGTCGCCCGGCGCGACGTTGTCGACCCCGTCGCCGACCGCGGCCACGCGCGCGACCCCCTCGTTGCCCGCCACCGCGGGCAGCGAAGGCGGGGCGAAATAGCCGCCGATGCGCAACAGGTCGTGGAAGTTCAGCGGCGCATACAACACGTCGACGAGGACCTCGCCGGCTCCCGGCGCACCCGGCTCGGGCAGGTCCACCAGCTTGAGCATCTGCTCGGCGTCGCCGAACTGGTCGTACCGCAGAGCTCTCATTGCTCGCATCCTTGGTCTTGACACACGCTTTTACCGATCTTGCCAGTTTGCGAACCGGATCGTCGGCAAATGCCTACTTCCCTGGGTACGTGATCGGCCCGCCGGCCGGGCGGCCGCCTCTGTGCTGGTAGAACGGGGGTGTGACGTCTCCTGATCACCGCTACCTGCTGGACAACGCGCGGGTGGAGGCGGGTGAGCGGTTCACCTGGCTGGCGGAGCTGTTCGACGGCGTCACGCGTGGGCACGTTGACCGGCTCGGAGCCAGGACGGGTTGGCGCTGCTGGGAAGTTGGTGCCGGAGGCCCCAGCATTCCCGAGGCACTGGCCACCGCCGTCGGACCAACGGGTCACGTGCTGGCCACCGACATCAACCCGGCCTGGTTGGATCCGCACGCGGACTACGAGGTGCTCCGGCACGACATCGTCGCGGACCCGGCGCCGCAGCCGGGCACGTTTGACCTCGTACACGCAAGGCTTGTGCTTGTCCATGTCCCCGACCGCGCTCAAGCGTTGGCGACGATGGTGGCGGCGCTGCGGCCCGGTGGTTGGCTGTTGATCGAGGATGCCGACACCGAGTTGCAACCGCTGGCCTGCCTCGACGAGGTCGGCCCGGCGCAGCAGCGTGCCAACCGGCTGCGGCGCGCGGTCCGGGAGCTGATGACCCGTCGCGGCGCCGATCTGCGCTTCGGCCGCACGCTGCCGCGGGCGTTGCGGGCGGTGGGCCTGGTGGATGTCTCGGCGTCCGGCTTCTTCCCGGTCGGCGGGCTGGCCTGCGACCGGCTGGAGGCCGCGACCGTGCGGCTGGTCCGCGCCGAGTTGCTCGCCGCCGGGCTGGCCGACGACGCCGAGCTCGACGCGCACCTGGCCGCGATCGAGGCCGGCGAGCTCGACCTCACCCTCGCGCCGTTGATCTCGGCGTGGGGACGCCGCCCGGGCTGAGCAGTGCCGGAGGGTTGACGCGGGCGAAGCCGGCCTGCCGGTAGTAGGGAAAGTAGGGGTAGGGCGCCGGACGTTCGCTGGCCTTGTCGAGGTGGGCGATCTGGTCCGGCGTCAGGCTCCAACCGACCGCGCCCAGGTTGTCGCGCAGTTGCCGTTCGTCGCGGGCGCCGATGATGACCGAGGCGACGGTCGGCCGGGAGAGCAGCCAGTTGATGGCGACCTGCGGGATGGTCCGGCCGGTCTCGTGCGCGACCGTGTCGAGCGCGTCGACGACGTCGAACAGGTGCTCGTCGGTCGTCGGCGGCGCGAACTCGGCCGTCTGGTGCAGCCGGCTGCCGGCGGGCAGGGCCTGGCCACGTCGGATCCGGCCAGTGAGCCGCCCCCAGCCCAGCGGGCTCCAGACCAGTGCGCTGACACCCTGGTCGAGGCCGAGCGGCATGAGCTCCCACTCGTAGTCGCGGCCGACCAGCGAGTAGTAGACCTGATGCGCGACATAGCGTGGCCACCCGTGGCGGTCCGCGGCGGCGAGGGATTTCATCAGTTGCCAGCCGGAGAAGTTGGAGACTCCGACGTAACGCAGCTTCCCGGCGGTGACCAGATCGTCCAGGGTGGACAAAACTTCGTCGACGGGGGTACGCGCGTCGAACGCGTGCAGGTGCAACAGGTCGATGTGCTCGGTGTCGAGCCGGCGCAGCGCGTCGTCGCAGGCGCGGATCAGCCGGGCCCGCGAGGTGCCGGCGTCGTTGGGCCCCTCCCCCGTCGGCAGGCCCAGCTTGGTGGACACCAATACCTTGTCCCGCCGGCCTTTGAGAGCCTCGCCGAGCACGCGTTCGGACGCACCGTCGGAGTAGACGTCGGCGGTGTCGAACAGGTTGACTCCCGCATCGAGGCAGATGTCGACGAGCCGGCGCGCGCCCTGGACATCGGTGTTGCCCCAGGCGCCGAAGAGCGGTCCCGTTCCCCCGAAGGTGCCGGTGCCGAAGCTCAGCGCCGGGACGGCGAGCCCGGACGCACCCAACCACCGGTATTCCATGAGATCTCCCCTTCCTAACGGTACTGTTGTCCCGTTAAGCTCGACGCTAGCACGCACCGGCCCGTTAATGGAACTGGAGACCCGTTATGAGTGTCGAACCCGGCTCCGTGCGGCCCGGTGGGCGCACCGCCCGGGTGCGGGCGGCGGTGCTCGACGCCGCGGGCGACGCCCTGGCCGAACACGGCTTCGCCCAGCTCGACCTCGCCGACATCGCCCGCCGCGCCGACGTGGGCAAGACAACCGTCTACCGGCGCTGGGGCACGGTCACCAACCTGGTCGCCGACCTGCTGCTCGACATGGCCGAGCAGTCGGTGTCACGCGCCGACACCGGCACGTTGCTCGGCGACCTGACCGCCAACGCCCACCTCGTGCAGCGCACCCTGACCGACCCGCGCCAGGGACCGTTGTTCAAAGCGATCATCGCCGCGGCCATCTCCGACCCGCGGACCGCACAGGCCCTGCGCCACTTCTACGAAACCCGCATCAACGAGTGGGCGCCCTGCGTCACCCTCGCCATCGAGCGCGGCGAGGTCCCGGAAGACACCGACCCACACGAGGTCATCCGCGCGGTGTCCGCACCGCTGTATTACCGCCTGCTGGTCACCGGCGAAGACCTCGACGAAGCCGCTGCCGACCGCGCCGCACAGGCCGCCGCCACCGCCGCCCGCGCGGGCACGTATCACCGGAGTCACTCGTAGCGGTATTTGAGCGAATCGGCCTCCGCTTGCTCGATGTCAGCGATCGTCAGCTCCGGCATCCGCAGTTGAGCCAGCGTCACCTCGGCCGAGGTCGGCTGGGCGTCGGCCGGCAGCCACTGCTCCGGCTTCCAGGCGCCGCTGCGCAGCAGCGACTTGGGGCAGTGCGGGTAAACCTCGTCTATCCCCAGCACCAGAGCACTGGCCGGCGGCTTGCCCACCGCGGTCAGCTGCGACAGCAGGTCGGGGCGAGTGGACACACAGGCGCGGCCGTTCATCCGCAGCGTCGTGGTGCGCCCCGGGATGATGAACAGCAGCCCGGCCCGCCCGGTGGCGATGACGTTTTGCAGGGTGTCCAGCCGCTTGTTGCCGGTCGCGTCCGGGATCGCCACCGTCCGTGCGTCGAGGACGGCGACGAACCCGGCCGGGCCGCCGCGCGGTGAGACGTCACAGTTGCCCTCGGCGTCGACGCTGGCGACCAGGACCAGCGACGAACATCCGATCAACTGCCGGGTCTGCTCGGTGAGTTCGGTCATCTGCTTGCGCACGGCCGCGTCGCTCGGGAGTTCGTAGACCCGGCGCAGCGCCTCCTGGTCGGGCACAGCGTCGATGCGCAACGAGTCGAAGGCGCTGGCGGTAAGGGCTGGCGTCATGCCATCGACCCTAATGTTTTTGGCTGTCGTCAGGTGCGCTGCGGCCGGTAGCTGTGGACAACGATGCCGCTGGGGAAAGACACGGCCTCGATGAGGTTCAGGTGTCGCGACTGCGGCAGCTGGTCGAACAAGGCCTGTCCCTGGCCGAGGACCAACGGCTGGACCAGGAGGCGGTATTCGTCGATCAGATCTGCCGCGGCCAGCGCGCCGGCGAACCGCCGGCCGCCCCACACGACGACGTCGGGCCCGGGCTCGGCCTTGATCGCGGCGACCTCGGTCGCGAGG
This genomic interval from Asanoa ferruginea contains the following:
- a CDS encoding zinc-dependent alcohol dehydrogenase family protein, with the translated sequence MRALRYDQFGDAEQMLKLVDLPEPGAPGAGEVLVDVLYAPLNFHDLLRIGGYFAPPSLPAVAGNEGVARVAAVGDGVDNVAPGDIVVLPLLLGTWRERLIAPAAGLAPLPDGDLQQYSMLGSNTPTAGLALSQYVPLAKGDWVAQSSGNGGVGRNVIALAKHRGFRTVSIVRRPEVVDELVAAGADAVVVDGPDTVAQMSAAVGQAPVRLAIESVGGQIAEKLIDLLAPGGTLVRYSATDQLDGKGADVEFLSTATMDFPTKVAPIIAEAVPLVTSGALRVPIEAVYDLADIKPAIAHLKRGGKILLRVG
- a CDS encoding methyltransferase; this encodes MTSPDHRYLLDNARVEAGERFTWLAELFDGVTRGHVDRLGARTGWRCWEVGAGGPSIPEALATAVGPTGHVLATDINPAWLDPHADYEVLRHDIVADPAPQPGTFDLVHARLVLVHVPDRAQALATMVAALRPGGWLLIEDADTELQPLACLDEVGPAQQRANRLRRAVRELMTRRGADLRFGRTLPRALRAVGLVDVSASGFFPVGGLACDRLEAATVRLVRAELLAAGLADDAELDAHLAAIEAGELDLTLAPLISAWGRRPG
- a CDS encoding aldo/keto reductase codes for the protein MEYRWLGASGLAVPALSFGTGTFGGTGPLFGAWGNTDVQGARRLVDICLDAGVNLFDTADVYSDGASERVLGEALKGRRDKVLVSTKLGLPTGEGPNDAGTSRARLIRACDDALRRLDTEHIDLLHLHAFDARTPVDEVLSTLDDLVTAGKLRYVGVSNFSGWQLMKSLAAADRHGWPRYVAHQVYYSLVGRDYEWELMPLGLDQGVSALVWSPLGWGRLTGRIRRGQALPAGSRLHQTAEFAPPTTDEHLFDVVDALDTVAHETGRTIPQVAINWLLSRPTVASVIIGARDERQLRDNLGAVGWSLTPDQIAHLDKASERPAPYPYFPYYRQAGFARVNPPALLSPGGVPTPRSTARG
- a CDS encoding TetR/AcrR family transcriptional regulator — protein: MSVEPGSVRPGGRTARVRAAVLDAAGDALAEHGFAQLDLADIARRADVGKTTVYRRWGTVTNLVADLLLDMAEQSVSRADTGTLLGDLTANAHLVQRTLTDPRQGPLFKAIIAAAISDPRTAQALRHFYETRINEWAPCVTLAIERGEVPEDTDPHEVIRAVSAPLYYRLLVTGEDLDEAAADRAAQAAATAARAGTYHRSHS
- a CDS encoding MSMEG_1061 family FMN-dependent PPOX-type flavoprotein; translated protein: MTPALTASAFDSLRIDAVPDQEALRRVYELPSDAAVRKQMTELTEQTRQLIGCSSLVLVASVDAEGNCDVSPRGGPAGFVAVLDARTVAIPDATGNKRLDTLQNVIATGRAGLLFIIPGRTTTLRMNGRACVSTRPDLLSQLTAVGKPPASALVLGIDEVYPHCPKSLLRSGAWKPEQWLPADAQPTSAEVTLAQLRMPELTIADIEQAEADSLKYRYE